A window from Primulina huaijiensis isolate GDHJ02 chromosome 11, ASM1229523v2, whole genome shotgun sequence encodes these proteins:
- the LOC140987184 gene encoding kiwellin-1-like, with the protein MKRALSVFLFCTLVMTSILIVEGGSCKPSGKIKGKKPPKHGCNTGNDSECCEEGKHYDVYKCSPPVSARTKAVLTINGFGPEADGGGPSECDKRYHSDDIPIVALSTGWFNKMKRCFQNITIHGNGRSVKAMVIDECDSMRGCDQDHDYQPPCANNIVDASRAVWKALGVPEKDRGEMEIHWSDS; encoded by the coding sequence ATGAAGCGGGCTCTCTCGGTTTTCCTTTTCTGCACTCTCGTAATGACTTCAATCTTAATTGTTGAAGGGGGATCATGCAAGCCTAGTGGCAAGATCAAGGGCAAGAAGCCCCCGAAACATGGATGCAACACGGGGAACGATTCCGAATGCTGTGAAGAAGGCAAACATTATGATGTCTACAAATGCTCGCCACCCGTTTCTGCCCGCACCAAAGCTGTTTTAACTATCAACGGCTTTGGCCCCGAGGCAGATGGTGGAGGGCCGTCTGAGTGCGACAAAAGGTACCACTCGGATGACATACCGATAGTCGCCCTTTCCACGGGATGGTTCAATAAGATGAAGAGGTGTTTCCAGAACATCACTATTCACGGTAATGGGAGAAGTGTGAAGGCTATGGTGATTGACGAGTGTGATTCTATGAGGGGTTGTGATCAGGATCACGATTATCAACCTCCCTGTGCGAATAACATTGTTGACGCTTCCAGGGCCGTGTGGAAAGCTTTGGGGGTGCCTGAAAAGGATCGGGGTGAGATGGAAATTCACTGGTCCGACTCTTGA
- the LOC140988461 gene encoding uncharacterized protein — protein sequence MKFRVDWVCTFLDSVRYSRLKCAIPVCTSQISSDHLWKPPSTNLFRLDVDAGFDTRRNRFSVGAIIRDSQGVTRGAHALIICNPGSVLAAEILAIRCGMDLCLQVGVASVCIYSDSKEAVRVVLNPDMDAGSVGVLALEVHSMFLLNNFVSIKHMHRSTNTVAHFLAHRAFNSSSNLLWLDGNIPSWLSCIVTRDFPT from the coding sequence ATGAAATTTAGAGTGGATTGGGTTTGTACATTTCTCGATTCGGTTCGCTACTCTAGATTAAAGTGTGCTATCCCAGTATGTACCTCACAAATCTCATCAGATCATTTATGGAAACCGCCTAGCACTAACTTATTTCGGCTAGATGTTGATGCGGGGTTCGATACCAGGCGTAATAGATTTAGTGTTGGAGCAATAATCAGAGATTCACAGGGAGTAACTCGAGGTGCCCATGCTCTTATCATCTGTAATCCCGGTAGTGTCCTTGCAGCTGAAATTCTGGCTATTCGTTGTGGTATGGATCTTTGTCTACAGGTGGGCGTTGCTTCTGTTTGTATTTATTCTGATTCTAAGGAGGCGGTTCGTGTAGTTCTCAACCCAGATATGGACGCTGGTTCTGTTGGTGTATTGGCTCTTGAAGTTCATTCTATGTTCCTACTGAATAATTTTGTGTCAATCAAGCATATGCATCGTTCGACCAACACCGTGGCACACTTTCTTGCTCATAGAGCATTCAATAGCTCTTCTAATTTACTTTGGCTAGATGGAAATATTCCATCTTGGCTTTCTTGTATTGTAACTCGGGATTTTCCGACTTGA